The following nucleotide sequence is from Tenrec ecaudatus isolate mTenEca1 chromosome X, mTenEca1.hap1, whole genome shotgun sequence.
CATCTGCCTcttctagattaaaaaaaaattcactgccatagagtcggtCCTGACACCTagcaacctcataggacagagtagaactgccccagtgggttcccAAGACAGGAATtatacgggaatagaaagcctctccttcctctcacagagtggctggtggtttcaaactgttgaccctgtggttagcagtccaatgtataatccactacaccaccagggcttctcctttTCTAAACACTTCATATAAATAAGACCATACAGGATTTGTCCTTTGATGTCTAATTATGTCACTCAGTTTCCGTATTGTTAGCGTGTACttcattatttcattttatgGCTGCGTAATTAATtgtcttcccctgcccctcctttctttctctctctctctctctgtctttctttctttctttaactacTGTGAATCGAACTTTTGAAACTCAGAGCACACCACATCTCAGATTCTGTTTTCTAACATGTCGTAACCCTTTCTATTACATAAGTTTCAGTGAACATTGCAGGGAAGGAACTGGCAGAAATTGCTTTTTTGCTCTCCGGAAGCTGCCTGGCCAAAGCTAGCCTCAGAAAACTGAAacctcttttcttttcccttttctttgcaGCTGTCAAGATGTCTGCCAAGAACCTCATAGCTGCCAGAGCGGCACTTATTGAGCAACTCATGGCCAGCAGGAATTTTGAGGATCTTGGCAACCACCTGACTGAACTAGAAATgattcatgtgactcaggagcaCCTCCATGAGACCAATGTGGCCAGAGCTGTGTACAGAGTCCTCAAGCACTGTCCCTCGGTGGTGCTCAAGAAGAAAGCCAAGAGTCTGCTGGCCCAGTGGAAAGCCCTTTATAAAACAACGCTCTCCCAACCAATGAACAGCCCTCAGTTATTCCCCATGAGTGATAGGAAGGAAGAGGAGTCCAGGCTTTCGCATGACCCAAGTCAGGATGAGATCTTGGCCGGCTCCAGGTCTGATTCTCAGCTCTCACCCCAAGCTGTGAAAGCTTTTGAAAAGACTGTGCCAGCAAATAGTGCTGTGCACATGATGCCTGTGGAGGGACACGCCAGTGGCTGTGACCCTACGCTCACTGGCAAGGAACCCAGGGACTCAGTAGGCCCCACACTGCCCGTGAGAACCAGATGTGTCGAGCTGCTGTACGAAGCTCTAACGAGGTCTACCGCCGACCCACCAAAAGCTGCTGTGTGGCAAGActttgcaagagcaattgaagagCACATTTTTGCCCTTCATTCAGGCAACCTCAAAAAATACAAGACGTGTATCAGGAGCAAAGTTGCCAACCTGAAGAACCCCAGAAACTCTCATTTGCAACACAACTTGCTCTCTGGGACCATGTCCCCAAGGGAGTTTGCTgcaatgacagccttggaaatggcCAGCCAGGAGCTGAAGGCCCTGAGAGCTGCCTACACAGAATGTTCTATCCAGGAACATCGCCTTCCCCAAGAACCTGATGGCACACCAACAAATAAAATCAAATGCAGACGCTGTGAGAAATACAACTGCAAGGTCACTGTAATTGCCCGGGGGACCCTTTTTCTTCCAAGTTGGGTGAGGAATTGCAACCCCGATGAACAGATGATGACCTATGTGATCTGTAATGAATGTGGAGAGCAGTGGTACCACAGCAAGTGGGTGTGCTTCTAAGGGTCATGAAATGTTCCTTCTGAGAACGTTGCCCTCCACGGCTTTACAGAAGCGGATTGCTACATctccctcctgcagagtggctggtgtgttaaCACCCCCAACCTTTTAGTTGACAGCCtaatgctttaaccactgtgccaccagggcacctccccAGAAGAACATCTGCCATATAATCCCATGTGTCCCAAGCATGGTTAAAAACATGCAAAAATGTTCCGCAAATAAATGTTCCTTTAGCAACACATAACTGGAGTGAGGCCTTTTGTATACACAGTACTTTTATGCCTGTCTTTAAAATCTTATACAAGATCcagcccactgtcactgagtcaattccaactcataggaaccatatgtagggtttctgatctttatgggagcagacagcttcacctttctctctAGGAGTAGATGATgaatctgaactactgaccttgtggttagcagtccaatgtttacccgACAGTCCTAAAAAGAAAAGTCATTTGCTGAAAATTTAGCTCAGGTTTGATAGCTTGGGAGATGTATACGTGCATTTCAATAATTGACATGTCACTTGACAGCCGATTATTGTTAGctgcccaggtcttgggctcactCATGCACAATGGGCCATTAGCACCCATATGCTTGTGCAGGAGGTACATTGGCTTGGAATCGAACCAGGTCTCCCACTTTCCCAAGAGAACTacctcaaatccactgccattgattggtctctaactcatagtgaccctctataaaAAGAGTGGGGAATGTCTGGCCCTCGGGCTATATAAAGCCTgggaaatcatcaataccagctaatcACACATTACTCACTAAAGAGAAGTGGTtctagccatcacattaggggggACTTAATGAAATGTTTGGCTACCGTAGCCCGTAAATAATGtgctaaatatccaaatggcccttggcagaagaaAGCACTCCTCACACCTGCTAAATAGGGTTTCTCCTAAGGaacctgcagttagcagttcaagcgCCAGTGCCCTCATAGGACAGCCATTTCATGTTTTGCTGTGCACAGTGTGGTGGTAGACCAGCACCTCAACACAGGAGTTTATTAGAAATGCAGTCTCTGTCCCCTCATTATGGTAGAGAAGCTCTGCTTGAGTCAGAGGCCTAGCCTTTTTAGCAAGGACTGACACAACCCACTGATCCAGGGATTGCCCTAGAACCATTAGTAGAATCTCTCTGAATGGGCCCAAGGCGGCGCCTTTTTATTTAATTCCTCCATTTATTTTAAGATGCAGCCAGAGTTGAGACATGCTCATAAGGAGGCTCTTACTTGATGCTTTTTACACCTCTGGGAAGAGAGTATTATTCGGTGCACCTTGCAGGTGAGAAGTTAGATCCACAGAGGTGCTGTGGCTTATCTGAgctccaaccaaactcactgccacatagtCGATTCTACCTCATGCCCCCATAGGATTCCAAGACTAGCCCTATAGGAataggaaaacctcatctttctccctcaaaggggctggtgagtttgaactcgcAGCCCAATGGGCCAACTGATCTCAGAACTTTTACAATGAACTTTCAACTACTtctaccacaaattctcccaAAGCTGAtttgttgggtgggggtgggggattgtaTGGTAAAATGAGTTCCTTTCTGTGGCCCTTGGCTTGTTTCTTTGGAATAGCAACTTGAGAGATTCCCCTACCCCCACTTAAATCCTTAGGAGTTACTTCAGTTACcagaaaaaataagcaaacaacaacaaagcactgtcATTtaggtccattctgattcatagcgaccataTATAGGGTTctcatggctgtaaatctttacagaagcagcctgcctcacctttctcctgtgcagtagCTGGTGCATTAACAGTCCAGCACAGGAATTTGTTATTTTTTCCAAGTTGATTGACAGTCCCTGGGCCCATTGTAAACAACTTGGTTTTGTCCCTTTTATCTGGTCTTGGGCTGCAGCCTGCCCTAATTGGTATGCACCTTACGGGGATTGGTTAATAAATAACACAAATAAGGTGAGTTTGTATCCTGCATCGGTGACCTTGTGGGAGAGACGTGCCTTGAAATTTATGAGGAGTTTGTGTCTATGTACAGCCACCCCCAAAGTGATTGGGAAgatagaaagaaggaagaagagaagcagtaggaagaaaacagaagcagagaggggggagaggggagaggagaggagagggagaaatcTCTTCAAAGAGCTGTAACATTGGTCAAGGGCTGTAAACACCGAAGACAGTGAGAGGCCCAGAAGGGGCCCAGGGCAGTGCTGCCTCTGGATACAGAACTAAGAAGAGTCTGTCTTCGGGGGGAACCAGAGAGCTGACAGCTATTGTGCCCTGAAGCAGAGAGACTGCCCTATATGCTTCCTGGGTCTGACTCCTGAGTTGTTGCCTGTGGATTCTGATCCCAATTTGTACCCTGTTCCTTAATAAGCCACTAAGCTGTAAGTGTAATTTGTGAGTTCTGTAAGGCATTGCAGTAAATTACTGACCTCAAACAGGGGAGGGGAGCACACTGAGGGGAAGGGGAGTGGCCAGTGTCAGAGATGGAGTGGTACAGCGGCTTGAAGAATGTGGACATCTGGGATATATTTGACCTCCGCCTCCTAGGAATTGGCTTTGTGCTGATTCCtttatttgaaataatttttacaATTTGTGAGAGAAGTTGAGCACGTGCTTGCCCTTTATCCAAGaaactaaaaaagaaaacctCATATCAGAAGCAAAGTTTCCAACACAGAACCCGAGAAAGTCTCATAGGAACCAAGAAAATTTCCTAGTGACCATCTGGAAATGGCCAGCCAGGAGCTGAGAGCTACCCGCACAGAATATTTGTGTGCAGATATTCGTGTGCCTTGTACACTGTAAATGTTAAGGAGTCTGAATGTTGTATATTTTCATTCTCCAAATTCACTGTCCAAGACTTCCTTGATAATGACTTCTGAGAACCAAGGACTTAAATGAAGAGCACCTCAGGCTCGAACAAGATCTGGTGACTAGCGTGCCATTTCCgccccttctctctctcacttCCCAAGTCTCCCGAGGACTGGGCACATCATTTCAATACTCATCCCATGGTTAGAATTGTGTTTGGCATTCTCGGTTAGTTTtaagccaaacccattgtcattgagtcaagtctgactcatagcaaccctatagggcagagtagaactgagccatagaattttcaagcctgtaaatctttaaagaaacAGGCTGTCCCGTCTTGCTCCCTTGAAACAGCTgagggtttggaactgctgaccttttgactaGCAGCTGAGTACTTGAACCACTGGGTCAGGTCTCTGAAATAgttggtgtttgggtttttttttttttattctttgcacATGTTCTACAGGGGCATGCAAACACTAACCATGACATTTCATTTCTGTTCAAAGCATTCATGTTCTGAAGGGCTTGTGTGTTTGATCTGCAGTGCAAATTCTGCTCTCATGAACATGAGCGCCCATCTCTCAGAGCCTTTGAGATTGCAGCCCTTAAGACCACCCACATCTCTGGAATGAAAGGATTGAAGAGGATTGACTTCTTTGAGGTCTTTGCAAACAGTGTTTTGCCTATTTGTATAAATTACTTAAACATAACAAGCTTTCTCTGTGGTGACagctgaatttctttttttttcagtaaaaATATCCTACAACGTTCATTGTTTTTACAAGTTAAAAAAGTTTACTTCTGGGTTATCTGCACACTCAATTTCACTCGTTCATCAGTTCTTTTCTCCCAGCTCTCCTAACTCCCTTTGTCAGGAAACAATGCTCTTTGAACAGAGAGCAAAGATAGACAGTGCTTGTGGAAAAATGTAGGAATGGTTGGTGGTTGAGCAACATGGCAAACCTGAAGCTCTGACAGAATTCCTCAAAAGGTGTGAAACACAAACATGATGTTGGTTCTCAAATGCTTTGGAAGAAATAGACCCTCAAGTATGAACACTCGTGATATCTTTTTTCCGTTTGGCTTCTTGGGGGTTATGCTGCTGCTTGTAATGCTGCGGGTGGTTGTTAGTTGCAATCCAGTTGACCCCAGCTCCTGGCAACCTTCTGCATAACCAAATGAAACAGTGCCAAGCCCTATACCACCCTCACAGTCGTTGGCAGGTTTAGGTCCAATGTTGCTGTTAgtgcatcagtccatctcattcagggcttcccCTTTTATGACgacactctactttaccaaccatgatatccttttccagtgactggtttAACCTGGTAACCTGTCTGTCCAAAGCAATTGAGGCAaattctctccatcctcacttctctgGAGCTCCTTAAttgtatttctttgaagatgaatttgtttatttttccaacagtccatgatatattcaatattcttcaacaccaCAACTCAGATGCAGCAATTCAttctctgtcttcctttctcaCAGTCCAGCTTTTCCATGTCTATGAGGCAACATGTTCGTCCTTTAAAATAGTTCAGAGGAAACTTGCAAAGTCATCTGCAACCCTCAAGTTTCACAAAATGTGTCTTCATATGACTTGGAAAAATCTTTAAAATTATTCTGTGGCCATGAAAGAACATAGCACATGAAAACCCTATTTAATTAGTTCATGTCTGCagttcagggggtggggggagtgttttgtaatttgtttttttttactaggATTTTGCTAACTACATTTGCATACAAAAGCTCTTGAAATGGAAATATCCTTTTCGCTCCAAGATATAAAAAACACTGGGTGGTGGTCCTCATTTTGTATCACCATTGGCCTAGAATTTTGCAAATCAAGACCCACTTCTACAAAgtaacttctgactcatagcaaccctataggatagagtaaaacTACTCTTTGGTTTCCAACACTACGTTTTCACAGAATCagcgagcctcagctttctcgcagctaacagcccaacacttagcccattatgtcaccagggcacCTGTTTGACAACTCCAAAAACATaaccttgctgccatcaagtcaattccaactcttagaaaCCTTTCATAGGCTTTCTGAGACCTCTTGCTCCCAGCTCAGACTTGTATATACAGCTGTGTATTCAACATGTCCCTTTGGATGCctaacaactcactaccatctagttgattccaactcacagtgaccctataggacagagtacaattgcTCCTTATGGTTTCTGGGGCTTACCTTACTCCCTCAGTatggctggtaggtgtgaaccactCACCCAGGGGGTAGCAGCCCACCACTTAACCCATTGAGCTGTCAGGACTCCAGTTTTGCAACTAGAGTTAGGAAAACAGCAATTTCGTttgctttttctctctttctttctattAGTAAAGAGATAGcactatgtatgtgtgtgtgtggagatttgtggagattatatatatacatggagattatatatattatgtataattgagagagagagctaagttctgagagagagaaagagagagagagagctaaattcttaaagtacaaataatcatTCTTTCTCATCCTATCCCCTAAACAGAAAGGGGTTTCCTTTAAAATTCCGCATGGGATGGGTAAACCTGCCCATACCATGTAATAAAGAATAATAAACCACACAGAATTCAGCCCAAGTGTATTCTGGTTGCTGTGGTGACCACGATGTCATTCTGCAGGGGGCCTACCCATCAGTTCTTAAGCCCGAAGGTAGAAGGATTCTTAATGGGTTTTTCCCATGTCACTCTTTTCTGCCCATGTTGCTTTTTTTAGATAAATGGTTGGAGACAATCacagctctgtctcttctctgagtACTTCCTGTGATGAAAGGCTCCTTTCAAATCCTAGAACCATCTCCCCACACCACTCAGGAAGCCTGCAGCTGGCCATGTGCCACTGCCTTTGTAGGGGTTGGGTCATGGTCTTTTTAAGGCCAGACCTCTTTGATATTTAATAACGTCCCAAGAAATGTACATTATTTTACTAAACTGGGCATCTTTATATCTGTCAGAGGTACTGACCATAAAGTCCTATACTGTAGAAGGTACCTTCTTGC
It contains:
- the TCEANC gene encoding transcription elongation factor A N-terminal and central domain-containing protein; protein product: MSAKNLIAARAALIEQLMASRNFEDLGNHLTELEMIHVTQEHLHETNVARAVYRVLKHCPSVVLKKKAKSLLAQWKALYKTTLSQPMNSPQLFPMSDRKEEESRLSHDPSQDEILAGSRSDSQLSPQAVKAFEKTVPANSAVHMMPVEGHASGCDPTLTGKEPRDSVGPTLPVRTRCVELLYEALTRSTADPPKAAVWQDFARAIEEHIFALHSGNLKKYKTCIRSKVANLKNPRNSHLQHNLLSGTMSPREFAAMTALEMASQELKALRAAYTECSIQEHRLPQEPDGTPTNKIKCRRCEKYNCKVTVIARGTLFLPSWVRNCNPDEQMMTYVICNECGEQWYHSKWVCF